The Cannabis sativa cultivar Pink pepper isolate KNU-18-1 chromosome 8, ASM2916894v1, whole genome shotgun sequence genomic interval ACATATTCCAAAATCAACCATATCATCAAACCGAACCAAAGTGAAAAGTTACAATCCATCAAATGTCTTGTCCCAATTAAAAATTATGCAGCTCTTTGCTCTCCATTTTTTGTTCATACCAAAACCAGGTTCAGCAGAAATCAATACACAATTTTGTAATCTACTTTCCTCAGAAAGCTCAAAAACAAATCACCAAACAGTtctgaaaagaaaaagaaaccaaCATATGCACCTTACTCAAAAGGTAAGGCTTATTTTATGTTGTGCAATTACACCTAATATCCCAGTGAATGAAAAAAAGAaaggtataaaataaaaaactgggTATTTCTGACTAACCAAATGGAAGTATGGAACAGCTCACACATTACAAAAACATAGCTAAAAAATGAATGAAACTAAGACTCGCCTCCGCTCTCAGAGATAAGACTACCATCATTTGGTGAGTTTTGGGCTTCTAATAGCTGCATTTGGCGTTCTGCGTGCTCTCTTTCGCAAGCAGTTATTCCCATAATGATATCGAGCATTGTACCAGTTGTACCAAAGAACACAAGAGGAGCTAAAGATTTCCTTTTTATTCCCACAGGAATAGCTAACAATGCTCCTGCTACAGAGAATACCCAAGTCCCCAGTGCACTGCATATGATCCATATTAAATTCAGTGAAGTTAGGGAATAATGAAAAGGACTAAAGGAAAGGGGAAGATGACGCATTAGCTTGAAATGCAAGTCCTTTTCAgaaagtaaataatttttaaaactatATCATGGTTGTTAAATTACACTTAAGCATACTAACAAACTCTACAAGCCGTAAACATTCTGTCAATATTGATACTCTAATTCTTTGTAGATGAAGTTTAAATCAGATATGGTGATGAAAACGAGACATGGCAAACTCAATCAACATTGTCATTTAAagcaaaatataaataaataaataaaaaatatctgaCAAATGATATAATAATCCCCAGATAACATTAGATAATCCGCTACTTTTTAGTGGAACGACTAATGATTGTGACAAGAGCTTTAAATCTTCACTAGCATCTTACAATCTGAAGTACTATGATGAGTTCAATTGTGACTCTGTATCTGTAAGCGTGTTTATTTTGAAAAGAGTGCTCTCAAACTCAATATAACCAGCATCATTATCATTAAATTGTTACATGAATAATGCTAAATATAAGTAGAGAGCATAAAAGCAGTGGAGACGAAAAACAGTAGTATCTAATCCAAACATTGAGACCATGAATGGAGGATAaa includes:
- the LOC115698562 gene encoding uncharacterized protein LOC115698562 encodes the protein MEGQDNVKHLEDCSVSNALGTWVFSVAGALLAIPVGIKRKSLAPLVFFGTTGTMLDIIMGITACEREHAERQMQLLEAQNSPNDGSLISESGGES